One Peribacillus simplex NBRC 15720 = DSM 1321 genomic region harbors:
- a CDS encoding contact-dependent growth inhibition system immunity protein, giving the protein MLSSNKLEESVFQFLAGTFHQDIESPEDALEELLTEESKEFLESAIVFLTDFIGSEYSDIEKNEYIQSCADGVYFPSLDLEPLQWLYQVIEQIKEAVKKNINR; this is encoded by the coding sequence ATGTTGTCTTCTAACAAATTAGAAGAATCTGTTTTTCAGTTCTTGGCTGGAACTTTTCATCAGGATATTGAATCTCCAGAAGATGCATTAGAAGAATTATTAACAGAGGAAAGTAAAGAGTTTCTGGAATCTGCTATTGTCTTTTTAACAGATTTTATAGGAAGTGAGTATTCAGATATCGAAAAGAATGAATACATTCAATCTTGTGCAGATGGTGTGTACTTTCCATCTCTTGATTTAGAACCACTTCAGTGGCTCTATCAAGTAATTGAACAAATAAAAGAAGCTGTTAAAAAAAATATCAATAGGTGA
- a CDS encoding DUF4274 domain-containing protein, with product MDKKTISFLEQLLYNTDKDYIISELTNTDNPLLLHYFAANYNWNSGFDIPRVILENEACDLGTGLLIFHYAEGYRMLENSDGVSSSSLEEWKDSLNKIYNKLINFEFKSQNISFDPDLTKIQKYKLKKNNPNIPDILINKSPGEVVDIPKL from the coding sequence GTGGATAAAAAAACTATTAGTTTCCTTGAACAGTTACTTTATAATACAGATAAAGACTATATAATCAGTGAGCTAACGAATACAGACAACCCTTTATTACTTCATTATTTTGCTGCAAATTATAATTGGAATAGTGGGTTTGACATACCAAGAGTTATTTTAGAAAACGAAGCTTGTGATTTAGGAACGGGTTTACTAATATTTCATTATGCAGAAGGCTATCGTATGTTAGAAAATTCTGATGGAGTTTCAAGTTCTTCATTAGAGGAATGGAAAGATTCTTTGAATAAGATTTACAATAAACTTATAAACTTTGAGTTTAAATCTCAGAATATTTCCTTTGACCCTGATTTAACAAAAATTCAAAAGTATAAGTTGAAAAAGAATAACCCAAACATTCCTGATATTCTTATTAATAAATCACCAGGCGAAGTGGTTGACATTCCTAAACTATAA
- a CDS encoding Ig-like domain-containing protein codes for MKYLIRTVWILLLFLAFIAMDLSREAHAAERKFDLGFTPLDTMMDSERSTIYMTRVDSKEIYAVNYKTGEIQTLTLPYTAERLDIYQNHLYVTQPKIAHDKYNFGPYEGAIAVVNLDNLTFNHLIDVDADPYDIAVDQDGFIYITPGSGQHNNMKVYDLSTETEVYNSQAEAIMSERSVIYYNVVDSKLYTIPSTVRPVGITSFKIEKGKILDIYSSLYTGDYKLNKTAQISPDGLRLYNSGVAFNIEATAPNLFKEKYVFDQAYSYFAFSKKDQLTFAAGATGGIDVYKYDTNKYLYTLQNGVVANQLFYQNGLMMIRDHTLTVNSNIQAETLRIFTQQYRNGYDRKNKPVMNDLKTSMTKFPTDTAFEVLFNQHINVKDTSEIKLTGPEGPVPIKITSDNGLLSIAPTQRLQDASNYTLTISNSALTGYKGEQLAKSLKFQLKTIIPEIEKLTLQIDDKKVPGKYFFTAQATGGYKPQYLYYVVEGDAGTGPVLQKFSNTSSYTWQPSHNGLYTMIVRAKSTGADVGSEKVSRYNVLVDDHEIPTATFKVNKKTWTNQDVKIDITAKDNGGIDYIAYPEYGIKYDSQMTFTAIENGTYTFQVFDYVGNVFERSVKVSNIDKVKPKITLKVSTTAPTKNSVILTAQATDKNGIKRIKLPNGKYVQTAKTTYKVNENGKYTFIVEDVAGNQMTKSITVKSIDRKAPAVPKINKITTKTKQITGKAEKAATVYIYNGSKYVKKGTVDSKGNVSITIPKQKKDRILSFYAVDKAKNKSKIAKVQVK; via the coding sequence TTGAAGTACTTAATACGCACTGTATGGATACTTTTATTGTTTTTGGCTTTTATAGCAATGGATTTGAGTAGGGAAGCACATGCGGCAGAACGGAAATTCGATTTGGGTTTTACACCCCTTGATACAATGATGGATTCGGAACGCTCCACTATTTATATGACAAGAGTGGACAGCAAAGAAATATATGCGGTTAATTATAAAACGGGTGAGATCCAAACGCTCACTTTACCGTATACGGCAGAGCGCTTGGACATCTACCAAAATCATCTATATGTAACGCAACCAAAAATTGCGCATGATAAATATAATTTTGGCCCATATGAAGGTGCAATTGCGGTTGTTAATTTAGATAACTTGACTTTTAATCATTTAATCGATGTGGATGCAGATCCCTATGATATTGCTGTCGATCAAGATGGCTTTATCTATATTACACCCGGTTCTGGCCAGCATAATAATATGAAAGTATATGATTTATCGACAGAGACCGAAGTATATAATAGCCAGGCCGAGGCAATAATGTCCGAGCGTTCTGTTATTTATTACAATGTCGTGGATTCTAAACTTTATACGATTCCAAGTACGGTACGTCCAGTTGGAATTACATCATTTAAAATAGAAAAAGGCAAGATATTGGATATTTATTCTTCACTGTATACAGGTGATTATAAATTAAATAAAACGGCCCAAATTTCTCCTGATGGATTGCGTTTGTACAATAGCGGAGTTGCATTCAATATTGAGGCAACTGCACCTAATTTATTTAAAGAAAAATATGTATTCGATCAGGCATATAGCTATTTTGCATTTAGTAAAAAAGATCAATTAACATTCGCAGCAGGAGCTACAGGTGGTATCGATGTGTACAAGTATGATACGAATAAATATTTATACACACTTCAAAATGGTGTTGTTGCAAATCAGCTTTTCTATCAGAATGGGCTGATGATGATTCGAGATCATACTTTAACGGTAAATTCAAATATTCAAGCTGAAACTTTACGTATTTTCACGCAACAATATCGTAATGGCTATGATCGTAAAAATAAGCCTGTTATGAATGATTTAAAAACTAGTATGACAAAATTCCCGACAGACACCGCATTCGAGGTGTTGTTTAATCAACATATTAATGTAAAAGATACTAGTGAAATCAAGCTAACAGGGCCAGAGGGTCCAGTTCCAATAAAAATTACATCGGATAATGGATTATTATCGATTGCGCCTACACAGAGGCTACAAGATGCTTCCAATTACACGTTAACGATATCGAACAGCGCTCTAACAGGCTACAAAGGAGAACAACTGGCGAAAAGTCTCAAATTTCAACTCAAAACAATTATTCCTGAAATAGAAAAACTGACTCTTCAAATAGATGATAAAAAAGTTCCGGGGAAATATTTCTTTACTGCACAAGCAACGGGTGGTTATAAACCTCAATACCTTTATTATGTAGTCGAAGGGGATGCTGGTACGGGACCCGTTCTTCAAAAATTCAGCAATACTTCGAGCTACACATGGCAACCGAGTCATAATGGTCTATATACAATGATTGTGAGAGCAAAAAGTACTGGTGCTGATGTGGGCTCTGAAAAAGTGTCGAGATATAATGTATTAGTGGATGATCATGAAATACCAACTGCAACGTTTAAGGTGAACAAGAAAACGTGGACAAATCAGGATGTCAAAATTGATATTACAGCTAAGGATAATGGTGGCATTGATTATATCGCTTATCCAGAATACGGCATCAAATACGACTCACAAATGACGTTTACAGCAATAGAAAATGGCACGTATACATTTCAAGTATTTGATTATGTAGGAAACGTATTTGAGCGCTCAGTGAAGGTATCGAATATTGATAAGGTTAAACCGAAAATAACATTAAAAGTGAGTACAACAGCACCTACGAAAAATAGTGTTATACTGACGGCACAAGCAACTGACAAAAATGGTATTAAGCGTATCAAACTACCGAATGGTAAGTATGTTCAAACGGCCAAAACTACTTATAAAGTAAATGAAAATGGAAAATACACATTTATTGTAGAAGATGTAGCAGGCAACCAAATGACAAAATCGATTACCGTCAAATCAATTGATCGAAAAGCGCCAGCTGTACCAAAAATTAATAAAATAACGACGAAGACAAAACAGATTACAGGCAAAGCTGAGAAAGCTGCAACCGTATATATTTATAATGGCAGCAAATATGTAAAGAAAGGCACTGTGGATTCAAAAGGTAATGTTAGCATCACTATACCAAAACAAAAAAAAGATAGGATATTAAGTTTCTATGCTGTAGATAAGGCCAAGAATAAAAGTAAAATTGCGAAAGTACAAGTGAAATGA
- a CDS encoding DEAD/DEAH box helicase yields MSIEKKLIVNSDKGNLLNELISSINECEKFYFSVAFINYSGLQLLLDTFKNAEKRGVKGKIITSTYLNFTEAKALKKINEFSNIHLKIFETDKAIGFHTKAYIFEFKDSYKVIIGSSNITQSALKSNIEWNVEIIAKEDAQFLKDVLKEYDGLWNSSVIADDNFISKYEEFLSKLKSYTNTHQFIYESSEYIIPNNMQKRAVENLERIRSFGEKKALVIAATGTGKTYMSAFDVKGFKPKRLLFIVHREEILKKAKETFEKLLPNENLTFGLLTGNQKQKNADYIFSTIQTLSKCYEEFKRDEFDYIIFDEAHHATSPSYQAVLEYFDPQFTLGMTATPERSDQQNVFDLFDNNVALEVRLHEALEDELVIPFHYFGITDIEGIDLSDVDIDDVAEITKRLKVNERVDFIIKNMNFYGHDGEKRKGLGFCVTVEHAQYMAQEFNSRGIQSICLSGNDSVELRSYYINKLEDDHDDLEFIFTVDIFNEGVDIPSVNTVLMLRPTNSPIVFIQQLGRGLRKHKDKTFLTVLDFIGNHSKTFLIAIALNGSRYYDKESLKVAIATGFANIPGCTHIQMDKISEERILAQIDKENFNSLKYLKEEYFEFKKMNQGKIPLLLMDYMKFDGAPDPIKFINRDKTYLQFVAKVEKEDSLKRLLLDEAFEGVLRELSSKLPLKRVYEFAIAKYLLDHDEISLETAKHEILKLVKEVDEDSVLHAFQCLNQDFYDPGQKKRNLKLFTLEDGHLFKTSSYQKVLQNEEYRIYVEDLIIYGIFRYEKEFKEDYYGVPHLKLYEQYQMGDAALLSNYRKSHSAFRGSGLLSNGNDYFLFIDLHKEEDIKESINYHDEFINERIFQWQTPNSTAPSSERGKNIVFNQDRGIHLHLFIRKYKEIDGKTEPYIYIGKGNTVEYEGEKPITVTMELENEVPASLYTEFTKRV; encoded by the coding sequence ATGAGCATCGAGAAAAAGCTAATTGTCAATTCAGACAAGGGTAATTTATTAAATGAATTAATTTCTTCTATAAATGAGTGTGAAAAGTTTTATTTCAGCGTCGCTTTTATTAATTATAGTGGTCTTCAGCTGTTGTTGGATACTTTCAAGAACGCGGAAAAAAGGGGAGTAAAGGGGAAGATTATTACTTCTACTTATCTGAATTTTACTGAAGCGAAGGCTTTAAAGAAAATAAATGAGTTTAGTAATATTCATTTGAAAATTTTTGAAACAGATAAGGCGATTGGTTTTCATACGAAAGCGTATATTTTTGAATTTAAGGATAGTTATAAGGTGATTATTGGATCTTCTAATATTACTCAAAGCGCCCTTAAGAGTAATATTGAGTGGAATGTTGAGATTATTGCTAAAGAGGATGCTCAATTTCTTAAAGATGTATTAAAGGAATATGATGGATTATGGAATAGTAGTGTCATAGCGGATGACAATTTTATTAGTAAGTATGAAGAGTTTTTGAGTAAATTAAAGAGCTATACGAATACTCACCAATTTATTTATGAAAGCTCTGAATATATCATTCCTAATAACATGCAAAAACGTGCGGTTGAAAACCTTGAAAGAATTAGATCGTTTGGGGAAAAGAAGGCCTTAGTTATAGCTGCTACAGGTACAGGTAAAACGTATATGTCTGCTTTTGATGTAAAGGGATTCAAGCCTAAAAGATTACTGTTCATTGTACATAGAGAAGAAATATTAAAAAAAGCAAAAGAAACCTTTGAGAAGCTCCTTCCTAATGAAAATCTGACATTTGGATTACTGACTGGGAATCAAAAGCAAAAAAATGCTGATTATATTTTTTCTACCATACAAACTTTGTCTAAATGCTACGAGGAATTTAAACGAGACGAATTTGATTATATTATTTTTGACGAGGCTCACCATGCGACAAGCCCTAGTTATCAAGCAGTGCTAGAATATTTCGACCCACAATTCACATTAGGGATGACAGCTACTCCAGAGAGAAGCGATCAACAAAATGTCTTTGACCTATTTGATAATAATGTTGCTTTGGAAGTTCGTTTACATGAGGCTTTAGAGGATGAACTCGTTATTCCCTTTCATTATTTTGGTATTACCGACATTGAGGGAATTGATTTAAGTGATGTAGATATTGACGATGTAGCAGAGATAACGAAGAGATTAAAGGTTAACGAGAGAGTCGACTTTATTATTAAAAATATGAATTTCTATGGCCATGACGGTGAAAAAAGAAAAGGTCTAGGTTTTTGCGTAACCGTTGAACATGCACAATATATGGCACAAGAATTTAATAGTAGGGGTATTCAAAGTATCTGTTTATCTGGAAATGATTCAGTCGAGCTGAGATCATATTATATAAATAAGCTAGAAGATGACCATGATGACTTAGAATTTATTTTCACGGTTGATATTTTTAATGAGGGTGTTGATATTCCTTCTGTAAATACCGTATTAATGTTAAGACCTACTAATTCTCCGATAGTGTTTATTCAACAATTAGGACGAGGACTTCGTAAACATAAAGACAAGACTTTCCTAACGGTACTTGATTTCATCGGGAATCATAGTAAAACGTTCTTAATTGCCATCGCTTTGAATGGTAGTAGATATTATGATAAAGAGAGCTTGAAGGTTGCTATAGCGACTGGATTTGCAAATATTCCAGGTTGTACGCATATTCAAATGGATAAAATCTCGGAAGAACGGATTTTAGCGCAGATTGATAAGGAAAACTTTAATTCTTTGAAGTATTTGAAGGAAGAGTACTTTGAATTTAAGAAAATGAATCAAGGTAAAATTCCTTTATTGTTAATGGATTATATGAAGTTTGATGGAGCTCCAGATCCGATTAAGTTTATTAATCGGGATAAAACTTATTTGCAATTTGTAGCTAAGGTAGAAAAAGAAGATTCATTGAAAAGGCTATTACTAGACGAAGCTTTTGAGGGAGTATTAAGGGAATTATCGAGTAAGTTACCTCTAAAGCGAGTGTATGAATTTGCTATTGCTAAATATCTATTGGATCATGATGAGATTTCTTTAGAAACCGCAAAACATGAGATTTTGAAGTTGGTTAAAGAGGTAGATGAAGATAGTGTATTGCATGCCTTTCAGTGTCTAAATCAGGATTTTTATGATCCTGGTCAGAAAAAGAGGAACTTGAAGTTATTTACACTTGAAGATGGTCATTTATTTAAGACATCTTCTTATCAAAAGGTTCTACAGAATGAAGAATATAGAATATATGTAGAAGATCTTATTATTTATGGAATCTTTAGATATGAAAAGGAATTTAAAGAAGATTACTATGGTGTGCCACATTTGAAGCTGTATGAGCAATATCAAATGGGGGATGCTGCATTACTATCAAATTATCGCAAAAGCCATAGTGCTTTTAGGGGTTCTGGTCTACTTTCGAATGGAAATGACTATTTCTTATTTATTGATTTACACAAGGAAGAAGATATAAAAGAGAGCATTAATTACCACGATGAATTTATAAACGAGCGCATTTTTCAATGGCAGACTCCAAATAGTACAGCCCCAAGTTCTGAGAGAGGAAAGAATATTGTATTCAACCAGGATAGAGGGATACATTTACATTTATTTATTAGAAAGTATAAAGAAATAGATGGAAAGACAGAACCTTATATTTATATCGGGAAGGGTAACACGGTGGAATATGAAGGGGAAAAGCCAATTACCGTTACAATGGAATTAGAGAATGAAGTCCCAGCTAGTTTATATACTGAGTTCACTAAAAGAGTATAG
- a CDS encoding (deoxy)nucleoside triphosphate pyrophosphohydrolase: MKKQVKVVAAIIENEKDEILCALRSPEMSIPNMWEFPGGKVEMGEDIFTALKREIDEELQCKVETETSIFNDTTHEYETFIINLLSIKCRIIEGTPTANEHSKLIWLRRENLSSLKWAPADIPAVEQLINEKNSLLK, from the coding sequence ATGAAAAAGCAAGTTAAAGTAGTTGCAGCCATTATTGAAAATGAAAAAGATGAAATACTATGTGCGTTACGCTCTCCAGAAATGAGCATCCCAAATATGTGGGAATTCCCTGGTGGAAAAGTAGAAATGGGTGAAGATATTTTTACTGCTTTAAAAAGAGAGATTGATGAAGAGTTACAATGCAAGGTTGAAACAGAGACTTCAATCTTTAATGATACTACGCATGAATATGAAACCTTTATTATTAATTTATTGTCTATAAAATGTAGAATCATTGAAGGTACACCCACAGCCAATGAACATTCTAAACTGATATGGTTAAGGCGTGAGAATCTAAGCTCACTAAAATGGGCTCCTGCTGACATTCCAGCTGTGGAGCAATTAATCAATGAAAAAAATAGTCTTCTCAAATGA
- a CDS encoding nucleoside triphosphate pyrophosphohydrolase, producing the protein MPVHNKLVRDRIPEVIEATGKKFATRVLDEKEYIEELKKKSFEELQEYVETESKEDAIEELADVLEILHALAEYHGASIEEVEKVRKIKADKRGGFKEKIYLIEVEDE; encoded by the coding sequence ATGCCAGTCCACAATAAATTAGTTCGTGATCGTATTCCAGAAGTTATTGAAGCTACAGGAAAGAAATTTGCAACAAGAGTTCTAGATGAGAAGGAATACATAGAAGAATTGAAAAAGAAGAGCTTTGAAGAGTTACAGGAATATGTAGAGACTGAAAGTAAAGAAGATGCGATTGAAGAGTTGGCAGATGTGTTAGAAATCCTTCATGCCCTGGCTGAGTATCATGGGGCTTCTATCGAGGAAGTGGAGAAGGTAAGGAAGATCAAAGCAGATAAACGCGGGGGATTTAAGGAGAAGATCTATCTGATTGAGGTTGAAGATGAGTAA
- a CDS encoding DEAD/DEAH box helicase family protein produces MSKVQLITSQLGTHLLKQIDSTSAICILTSFVMKSGVQYLREALKAAAERGAEIKVCTGDYLFVTQPEALRILLEIDSRIEVRLWKSNGVSFHPKAYLFQKENQDCLFVGSSNLSRSALSNGVEWSISVSNDEEVFSQGLHLFLETFYSDHTISLNQETLKNYEKSYEKFHITNPNLPQKWTETEEMDLMLPSEVDESIPTAEIIHESSAPYGEIYPRFAQIEALEELNKTMEEDYDKALVVMATGLGKTYLAGFFARNFKRVLFIAHLEEILNQAKKSFQMVMPEASFSIYNGKVKERHGHTSFASIYTLSMQRHLQAFDPEEFDLIIVDEFHHAAAESYQRVLDYFNPKFLLGITATPDRNDNKDVYAICGGNVAFRIDFLEAIQRNWLAPFKYFGVYDDTDYSQITWLGNRYDEKELLQLQLRDEMAQKVLNAWKHKRKTRTIGFCSSIKQADFLSAFFNQKGFRAISLHSKQKDMNRDDAISQLADGALDIIFTVNLFNEGVDIPAVDTLLFVRPTESLTVFTQQIGRGLRLHDSKDHCVIIDLIGNYRNADVKLSLFDTSLTNKKTKTIEPVVPELCDIELDIQVINLLKEMAKKKQPRRDKLVNEYLILKQELGRRPSYLELHLKGGSESPQYRQEFSSYYGFLDYAKELSETESEIFHRYEQWLLEVEKTSMAKCYKMVVLLAMLERGDDSWFKPITSEEAAPVFHSYLTETEYRKQIDFADKSSKKLWNYDEAGVSKLIATMPMSKWSGSSNGLITYEDDIFKLNFDIKPDDQRILFNMTKDICEYRLHYHFERKAK; encoded by the coding sequence ATGAGTAAGGTCCAATTAATTACCAGTCAATTAGGGACACATCTATTGAAGCAGATTGATTCTACTTCTGCTATTTGTATTTTGACCTCTTTTGTGATGAAATCTGGTGTTCAATATTTGAGAGAAGCATTAAAAGCAGCTGCTGAACGTGGAGCGGAAATTAAAGTGTGTACTGGCGATTATTTGTTTGTGACCCAGCCAGAAGCATTAAGGATATTGTTAGAGATTGATTCAAGGATTGAGGTCAGATTATGGAAGAGTAATGGGGTGTCCTTTCATCCTAAAGCTTATCTATTCCAAAAAGAAAACCAAGATTGCCTGTTTGTTGGCTCGTCCAATCTTTCACGTTCGGCTTTAAGTAATGGAGTGGAATGGAGTATTTCTGTTAGTAATGATGAAGAAGTATTTTCTCAAGGTCTGCATCTATTTTTAGAAACGTTTTATAGTGACCATACGATTTCTTTAAATCAAGAAACGTTGAAGAATTATGAAAAAAGCTATGAGAAGTTTCATATAACTAATCCAAATCTTCCTCAAAAGTGGACAGAAACAGAGGAAATGGATTTAATGCTTCCAAGTGAAGTTGATGAGTCTATTCCAACAGCGGAGATTATTCATGAATCATCTGCACCGTATGGGGAAATTTATCCTCGCTTTGCACAAATTGAGGCATTAGAGGAATTAAATAAAACAATGGAAGAAGATTATGATAAGGCGTTAGTCGTAATGGCCACTGGATTAGGAAAGACATATTTGGCCGGGTTCTTTGCGCGCAATTTTAAACGGGTGCTGTTTATTGCTCATCTTGAAGAAATTCTAAATCAGGCTAAGAAGTCATTCCAAATGGTTATGCCGGAAGCAAGCTTTTCTATTTATAATGGCAAGGTGAAGGAAAGGCATGGACATACTAGTTTTGCTTCGATTTACACGTTAAGCATGCAGCGGCATTTGCAAGCTTTTGATCCTGAAGAATTTGATTTGATTATCGTCGATGAGTTTCATCATGCAGCGGCTGAATCTTATCAACGGGTATTAGATTACTTCAATCCGAAATTTTTGCTTGGAATCACGGCAACACCGGATCGGAATGATAACAAGGATGTATATGCTATCTGTGGTGGAAATGTAGCATTCCGGATCGATTTCCTTGAGGCAATTCAACGGAACTGGTTAGCGCCTTTTAAATATTTTGGTGTGTATGATGATACAGATTATAGTCAGATTACTTGGCTCGGAAATCGATATGATGAAAAGGAGTTACTGCAGCTTCAATTACGAGATGAGATGGCTCAAAAGGTATTGAATGCCTGGAAGCACAAAAGGAAGACTCGTACAATAGGTTTCTGTTCATCCATTAAGCAAGCAGATTTTCTTTCTGCCTTTTTTAATCAAAAGGGATTTAGAGCTATTAGTCTCCATTCAAAGCAAAAAGACATGAATAGAGATGATGCAATAAGTCAGCTTGCAGATGGAGCCCTCGATATTATCTTTACGGTCAATCTATTCAATGAGGGAGTCGATATCCCGGCTGTTGATACGCTTTTATTTGTTAGACCAACAGAATCTTTAACGGTCTTTACCCAGCAGATTGGCAGAGGGCTGAGACTACATGACTCCAAGGATCATTGCGTTATTATAGATTTGATTGGTAATTATCGTAATGCAGATGTTAAATTAAGTTTGTTTGATACAAGTTTGACCAATAAAAAAACGAAAACCATTGAGCCGGTTGTTCCTGAGTTATGTGATATAGAATTAGATATTCAGGTAATTAATCTCTTAAAGGAAATGGCGAAAAAGAAGCAGCCTAGACGAGATAAATTAGTAAATGAATATCTCATATTAAAGCAGGAATTAGGTAGAAGGCCTTCTTATTTAGAATTACATCTAAAAGGTGGCTCTGAGTCCCCGCAGTATCGTCAGGAATTCTCTTCATATTATGGTTTCTTGGACTATGCTAAAGAGCTTTCAGAAACCGAATCCGAAATCTTTCATCGCTATGAACAATGGCTGTTGGAAGTAGAGAAAACGAGTATGGCGAAGTGTTATAAAATGGTTGTTCTGCTAGCAATGCTAGAACGAGGAGATGATAGTTGGTTTAAGCCAATCACCTCTGAGGAAGCAGCACCAGTCTTTCATAGCTATTTAACAGAAACAGAGTATCGAAAACAAATCGACTTTGCTGATAAATCATCTAAAAAGCTATGGAATTACGATGAAGCAGGAGTTAGCAAGTTAATTGCTACTATGCCTATGTCTAAGTGGAGCGGCAGCTCTAATGGGTTAATTACTTACGAAGATGATATTTTTAAGCTGAATTTTGATATTAAACCAGATGATCAGAGGATTTTGTTTAATATGACTAAGGATATTTGTGAATATCGACTTCATTATCACTTTGAGCGGAAGGCTAAGTAA